A portion of the uncultured Bacteroides sp. genome contains these proteins:
- a CDS encoding M13 family metallopeptidase: MKAKNYLPILALCLMTTGCSSNKEATLTSGIDLANLDTTALPGASFYHFANGGWMKKHPLTDEYSRFGSFDMLAENNRKQLRELIEGLAKQKHDVGTVAQKIGDLYNMALDSVRLNKEGILPIKAELEKIASLKNKAEIYPMIAEMEKKGISPYFNVYVGADDMNSSMNMVHTYQGGIGMGERDYYLENDAKTKEIREKYQAHIAKMFQLAGYNEAASQKAVKAVMNIETRLAKSSRSQVELRDPHANYNKKSMEELKKEFAPFAWDKFFSTAGLNNLKEVNIGQPGAIKEVNEMINSVALEDQIAYLQWNLINSSASYLSDALAKQDFDFFGKTMSGKQEQQPRWKRGVNTINGSLGEAVGQMYVEKYFPAAAKERMVALVKNLQTSLGERIKGLSWMSDATKKKALEKLATFHVKIGYPDKWKDYSSLEIKNDSYWANIERANGWEHAEMIAKAGKPVDKDEWLMTPQTVNAYYNPTTNEICFPAGILQYPFFDMKADDAFNYGAIGVVIGHEMTHGFDDQGRQYDKDGNLKDWWTEADAKNFEARTAVMANFFDSIQVAPGVHANGKFTLGENIADHGGLQVSYQAFEHVTASAPLKKENGFTPEQRFFLAYANVWAGNIRPEEILRLTKIDPHSLGQWRVDGALPHITAWYDAFGITEKDPLFLPVAKRVSIW; this comes from the coding sequence ATGAAAGCGAAAAATTATTTACCAATTCTTGCATTATGCCTTATGACTACAGGATGCAGCAGCAATAAAGAAGCCACGCTAACGTCTGGCATTGATCTTGCTAACCTTGACACAACGGCTCTTCCGGGAGCTAGTTTTTATCATTTCGCCAATGGAGGATGGATGAAAAAACATCCACTTACAGATGAATATTCACGTTTTGGCTCATTTGATATGCTCGCAGAGAATAATCGTAAGCAATTACGTGAACTTATCGAAGGACTTGCGAAGCAGAAACATGATGTGGGCACTGTTGCACAGAAAATCGGAGACTTGTACAACATGGCTCTTGATAGTGTGAGACTAAACAAAGAGGGAATTCTACCGATAAAGGCTGAACTAGAGAAAATTGCATCTTTAAAGAACAAAGCTGAGATATACCCGATGATTGCCGAAATGGAGAAGAAAGGGATCTCTCCCTATTTCAATGTATACGTGGGTGCGGATGATATGAACAGTTCTATGAATATGGTTCACACTTACCAAGGAGGAATAGGCATGGGCGAGCGTGACTATTATTTAGAAAATGATGCGAAGACGAAAGAAATTCGTGAGAAGTATCAAGCTCATATAGCTAAGATGTTTCAGCTTGCGGGATACAATGAAGCTGCATCTCAAAAGGCGGTTAAAGCGGTTATGAATATCGAGACTCGTTTAGCTAAATCATCTCGCTCTCAAGTAGAACTACGTGATCCACATGCAAACTATAATAAGAAATCAATGGAAGAACTTAAAAAAGAGTTTGCTCCTTTTGCTTGGGATAAGTTCTTTTCGACTGCTGGTTTGAATAACCTCAAAGAGGTGAATATTGGGCAACCGGGTGCTATAAAAGAGGTGAACGAGATGATCAATTCTGTTGCGTTGGAGGATCAGATCGCTTATTTACAGTGGAATCTGATTAATTCTTCTGCGTCGTATTTGAGTGATGCTTTAGCGAAACAGGATTTTGATTTCTTCGGCAAAACGATGTCGGGAAAGCAAGAGCAACAACCTCGCTGGAAACGTGGCGTAAATACCATTAATGGTTCCTTAGGTGAAGCCGTGGGGCAGATGTATGTGGAGAAGTATTTTCCTGCAGCTGCTAAAGAACGTATGGTGGCTTTGGTGAAGAATTTGCAAACTTCTTTAGGCGAACGTATTAAGGGATTAAGCTGGATGAGCGATGCAACGAAGAAGAAAGCGCTTGAAAAACTCGCTACTTTTCACGTAAAAATAGGATATCCGGACAAATGGAAAGATTATTCTTCTCTTGAAATAAAGAATGATTCTTATTGGGCAAATATAGAGCGGGCAAACGGATGGGAACATGCTGAGATGATCGCTAAAGCTGGAAAACCTGTAGATAAAGATGAGTGGTTGATGACTCCTCAGACGGTAAATGCTTATTATAATCCGACTACAAATGAAATTTGTTTTCCGGCAGGAATTTTGCAATACCCCTTCTTTGATATGAAAGCCGATGATGCATTTAATTATGGCGCTATTGGTGTTGTTATCGGACATGAGATGACTCATGGATTTGATGACCAGGGACGTCAATATGACAAAGATGGTAACCTGAAAGATTGGTGGACTGAAGCAGATGCTAAGAACTTTGAAGCTCGTACTGCTGTTATGGCTAATTTCTTTGACAGCATTCAAGTAGCTCCGGGTGTGCATGCAAATGGGAAGTTTACGTTAGGTGAAAATATTGCAGATCATGGTGGCCTGCAAGTTTCTTATCAGGCATTTGAGCATGTTACTGCAAGTGCTCCATTAAAGAAGGAAAACGGATTTACACCTGAACAACGTTTCTTCTTAGCTTATGCAAATGTTTGGGCTGGTAATATCAGGCCGGAAGAAATCCTTCGCTTAACTAAAATAGATCCACATTCATTGGGGCAGTGGCGTGTTGATGGAGCCTTGCCTCATATTACTGCTTGGTACGATGCATTCGGCATTACAGAGAAAGATCCTTTATTTCTTCCTGTCGCAAAACGAGTGTCTATATGGTAA
- the purH gene encoding bifunctional phosphoribosylaminoimidazolecarboxamide formyltransferase/IMP cyclohydrolase, which translates to MSGLKRIKTALVSVYHKEGLDEIITKLHEDGVEFLSTGGTRQFIESLGFPCKAVEDLTLYPSILGGRVKTLHPKIFGGILCRRDLEQDKQQIEEYQIPEIDLVIVDLYPFEATVASGADDASVIEKIDIGGISLIRAAAKNYNDVVIVASQLQYKPLLDMLMEHGANSSLEERRWMAKEAFAVSSHYDSAIFNYFDEEEGSAFRCSANDQKMLRYGENPHQKGYFYGDLDAVFDQIHGKEISYNNLLDINAAVELIDEFEDVTFAVLKHNNACGLASRPTVLEAWKDALAGDPVSAYGGVLITNAVIDKEAAEEINKIFFEVIIAPDYDVDALEILGQKKNRIILVRKETKLLKKQFRSLLNGVLVQEKDLNIETTADLKTVTHKAPTQDEVADMLFANKIVKNSKSNAIVLAKGRQLLASGVGQTSRVDALKQAIDKAKLFGFDLKGAVMASDAFFPFPDCVEIANKEGVTAVIQPGGSVKDQLSFDYCNEHGVAMVTTGIRHFKH; encoded by the coding sequence ATGTCTGGATTAAAGAGGATTAAAACCGCACTTGTGTCGGTTTATCATAAAGAAGGGTTAGATGAAATCATAACCAAGCTCCACGAAGATGGAGTTGAATTTCTTTCTACGGGTGGAACTCGCCAATTTATTGAATCATTGGGATTTCCATGCAAGGCGGTAGAAGATTTAACACTATATCCATCTATTTTGGGTGGAAGGGTGAAAACATTGCATCCTAAAATTTTTGGAGGCATTCTTTGTCGTCGTGATTTGGAACAAGATAAGCAACAGATTGAAGAATATCAAATACCTGAGATCGATCTCGTTATTGTCGATTTATATCCTTTCGAAGCTACTGTTGCTTCGGGGGCAGACGATGCTTCGGTGATTGAGAAGATTGATATAGGCGGTATTTCTCTTATTCGTGCGGCTGCTAAAAATTATAATGATGTGGTTATCGTTGCTTCCCAATTGCAATATAAACCTTTACTTGACATGCTTATGGAGCATGGAGCAAATTCTTCTCTCGAAGAACGCCGTTGGATGGCTAAAGAAGCATTTGCAGTATCTTCTCACTATGATTCAGCTATCTTTAATTATTTTGATGAAGAAGAGGGTTCTGCTTTCCGCTGTTCGGCAAATGATCAGAAGATGCTTCGTTATGGTGAAAATCCTCATCAAAAGGGCTATTTCTATGGTGATCTTGACGCTGTCTTCGATCAGATTCATGGGAAAGAAATTTCTTATAACAACCTGCTTGATATTAATGCTGCAGTTGAATTGATTGATGAATTTGAAGATGTGACTTTTGCTGTATTGAAACATAATAATGCATGTGGTTTGGCTTCACGTCCTACTGTATTGGAGGCATGGAAAGATGCACTTGCCGGTGATCCGGTATCGGCTTATGGAGGAGTGCTGATAACGAATGCAGTGATTGATAAAGAAGCGGCTGAGGAGATTAATAAGATATTTTTTGAAGTAATCATTGCACCTGATTATGATGTAGATGCTCTTGAAATTCTAGGGCAAAAGAAAAATCGTATCATTCTTGTACGCAAAGAAACTAAATTGCTAAAGAAACAATTCCGCTCTTTGCTCAATGGCGTTTTAGTTCAGGAAAAAGACCTGAACATTGAAACGACTGCTGATTTGAAAACGGTGACTCATAAAGCTCCGACACAAGACGAAGTAGCAGATATGCTCTTTGCAAATAAAATTGTGAAAAACAGTAAATCGAATGCAATTGTATTGGCTAAAGGTAGGCAACTTTTAGCGAGTGGAGTAGGACAAACTTCTCGAGTAGATGCACTGAAGCAAGCTATAGATAAGGCGAAATTATTTGGTTTTGATCTTAAGGGGGCAGTGATGGCTTCTGATGCTTTCTTCCCATTTCCCGATTGTGTGGAAATAGCCAACAAAGAGGGAGTGACTGCTGTTATTCAGCCGGGTGGTTCTGTGAAGGACCAATTATCATTTGATTATTGCAATGAACATGGCGTAGCAATGGTTACAACAGGTATCCGCCACTTTAAACATTAA
- a CDS encoding ABC-F family ATP-binding cassette domain-containing protein → MISIEGLKVEFNATPLFDNVTYVINKKDRIALVGKNGAGKSTMLKILAGLQNPTAGIIAVPKDVTIGYLPQVMILSDNHTVMEEAEQAFEHIFELQAGLERMNQELADRTDYESEDYHKLIDRFTHDNERFLMMGGTNFHAEIERTLMGLGFSRDDFSRPTSEFSGGWRMRIELAKLLLRRPDVLLLDEPTNHLDIESIQWLESFLSTRANAVVLVSHDRAFINNVTTRTIEISCGQIYDYKVCYDDFVVLRKERREQQQRAYENQQKQIQDTEDFIERFRYKATKSVQVQSRIKQLQKIERIEIDEEDNSSLRLKFPPASRSGSYPIICEDVKKQYGQRVVFHDVNLTINRGEKVAFVGKNGEGKSTLVKCIMSEIDFEGKLTIGHNVQIGYFAQNQAQMLDESRTVFDTIDNVAVGDIRTKIRDILGAFMFGGEASDKKVKVLSGGERSRLAMIKLLLQPVNFLILDEPTNHLDMRSKDVLKDAIREFDGTVILVSHDRDFLDGLATKVYEFGGGVVKEHLGGIYDFLQRKKMESLNELQKAPTLSSSSTTTTVAEPTAASENKLSYEAQKELAKKLKKQERLVADCEAEIDQIESAVAILESRMATTVGAADMALYEQHQKLKQQLDQIVEEWEKRTLELEEMRTN, encoded by the coding sequence ATGATTTCAATTGAAGGATTAAAAGTGGAATTTAATGCCACACCACTGTTTGACAATGTCACTTATGTTATAAATAAGAAAGATCGCATAGCCTTAGTCGGCAAAAACGGAGCGGGGAAATCAACCATGCTGAAAATCTTGGCAGGTTTGCAAAACCCTACTGCGGGAATTATTGCTGTGCCTAAAGATGTGACTATTGGCTATTTGCCTCAGGTGATGATTCTTTCGGACAATCATACGGTAATGGAAGAGGCCGAACAGGCATTTGAGCATATCTTTGAATTACAAGCCGGCTTGGAGCGAATGAATCAGGAACTGGCTGATCGCACGGATTATGAATCAGAGGATTATCATAAATTGATCGACCGCTTTACACATGATAATGAACGCTTTCTAATGATGGGTGGAACTAATTTTCATGCAGAAATAGAGCGGACATTAATGGGATTGGGGTTTAGTCGTGATGATTTTAGTCGGCCGACTTCAGAGTTTAGCGGCGGTTGGCGTATGCGTATAGAGTTGGCCAAACTGTTGTTGCGTAGGCCGGATGTGCTGTTGCTTGATGAACCGACGAATCATCTTGATATAGAATCAATTCAATGGCTTGAGTCTTTTCTTTCTACCAGAGCCAATGCTGTTGTACTTGTCAGTCACGACCGTGCCTTTATTAATAATGTAACCACTCGGACTATTGAAATATCGTGTGGACAAATATACGATTATAAAGTTTGTTACGACGACTTTGTCGTATTGCGCAAAGAACGTAGGGAGCAACAACAACGCGCTTATGAAAATCAGCAGAAGCAAATACAGGATACGGAGGACTTTATCGAGCGTTTTCGCTATAAAGCAACCAAATCGGTGCAGGTTCAGAGTCGCATCAAGCAACTGCAAAAAATAGAGAGGATAGAAATAGACGAAGAAGATAACTCTTCGTTGAGGCTTAAATTTCCTCCTGCATCCCGATCAGGCAGTTACCCAATTATCTGCGAAGATGTGAAGAAGCAGTATGGGCAACGTGTGGTGTTCCATGATGTGAATCTTACAATCAACCGTGGTGAAAAAGTGGCTTTTGTCGGTAAGAATGGTGAAGGTAAGTCTACTCTGGTAAAATGTATTATGAGTGAGATTGATTTTGAAGGTAAACTCACTATTGGACACAATGTACAGATAGGCTACTTTGCACAAAACCAGGCACAGATGCTCGATGAGAGCCGTACTGTATTCGACACCATTGATAATGTGGCAGTGGGTGATATCCGCACTAAAATACGTGATATACTGGGCGCTTTTATGTTTGGAGGTGAAGCCTCGGATAAAAAAGTGAAAGTGCTGTCGGGTGGCGAACGAAGTAGACTGGCTATGATAAAACTGTTGCTACAGCCGGTCAATTTCCTTATTCTTGACGAACCGACGAATCATTTGGATATGCGCTCGAAGGATGTGCTGAAAGATGCTATTCGCGAATTTGATGGAACAGTGATATTAGTGAGCCATGACCGTGATTTTCTTGATGGTCTTGCGACTAAAGTATATGAGTTTGGTGGTGGAGTGGTCAAAGAACACTTGGGCGGCATTTATGATTTCTTGCAGAGAAAAAAGATGGAGAGTCTGAACGAATTGCAAAAAGCTCCAACGTTATCTTCGTCGTCTACAACTACAACGGTTGCTGAACCGACTGCGGCATCAGAAAACAAGCTTTCTTATGAAGCTCAAAAAGAACTTGCTAAGAAATTGAAAAAACAAGAACGGTTAGTTGCCGATTGTGAAGCGGAAATAGACCAGATAGAATCGGCTGTTGCTATTTTGGAATCGAGGATGGCGACAACTGTAGGGGCGGCGGATATGGCTCTTTATGAACAGCATCAAAAATTGAAGCAACAGCTTGACCAAATTGTGGAAGAGTGGGAAAAGAGAACTCTGGAGTTGGAAGAAATGAGAACAAACTAA
- a CDS encoding BamA/TamA family outer membrane protein: MKSLRLSGKKEWALLVHCISLLCLLTACSTTRNLPKGEVLYTGQKKMEIKNEAKDRAGEETMTELSAALSTPPNNSILGSSTLRFPLPYGLWIYNAFVNHQKGMGKWIFKALAGKPVLISTVNPAIHAKAGTNLLHDYGFFNGTVGYKILPDTKNPKKAKIQYLVDMKNPYLIDTIMYERFSADLLKTLQAGEQRTLLHKDRQFNVITLDEERTRLSTLLRNRGYYYYRPDYFSFLADTTLVSGKVAMKIVPKSGLPKEALRRWSIGNVSVRLYGVNGEVPNDSLVYKDLSIYYRDKLKVRPAVLYKQLRFQPAQTYSYIRHTRTQERMTQLGMFRYVEMNYTPRDSTDTCDVMNVEIKTAYDLPLDGELNLNVTTKSNDQTGPGASLSVTKRNLFGGGENLTLGVRGSYEWQTGSQAGQNSSLMNSYELGVSASLAIPKILFPRLGKKDYDFPASTTFNVYATQLNRAKYFNILSFGGDVTYVFKPTRVSKHTVVPFKLTFNVLRDTTALFNAIASENRALYLSLSNQFIPSMSYTYTYDNIARRNMRNRLWWETTVTSAGNITSCIYRLFGRNFGDQKDLLGASFAQFLKLNSEVRYTWKIDKNQSLATRLAGGVIYSYGNSDVAPYSEQFYVGGANSIRAFTVRSIGPGSYQPANDSKYSYIDQTGDIKFEANVEYRFRIIQDLHGAIFLDAGNVWLLRDDADRPGAKFRLKGLTDEIALGTGAGLRYDLSFLVVRLDCGVGIHVPYQTSRKGYYNIPNFKDGLGWHLAIGYPF, translated from the coding sequence ATGAAAAGCTTGAGGCTGAGCGGGAAGAAGGAGTGGGCATTGCTTGTTCACTGCATCTCTCTGTTGTGCCTGTTGACTGCTTGCTCCACCACTCGCAATTTGCCTAAAGGCGAGGTGCTGTACACAGGACAAAAGAAAATGGAAATTAAGAATGAAGCTAAAGATAGAGCCGGTGAGGAAACGATGACTGAACTGAGCGCAGCACTTTCCACTCCACCTAATAATTCAATTCTAGGTAGCTCAACTTTGCGCTTTCCATTGCCTTATGGGTTGTGGATATACAATGCTTTTGTGAATCACCAAAAGGGGATGGGCAAATGGATTTTTAAAGCTCTTGCAGGCAAGCCGGTTTTGATTTCAACTGTTAATCCGGCTATTCATGCAAAGGCAGGTACAAACTTGTTACACGACTATGGCTTTTTCAATGGCACTGTGGGCTATAAGATACTCCCTGATACAAAGAACCCCAAAAAGGCGAAGATTCAATATTTGGTAGACATGAAGAATCCATATCTGATTGATACGATTATGTATGAACGCTTTTCTGCTGATTTGCTAAAGACTCTGCAAGCAGGGGAACAGAGAACTCTTTTGCATAAAGACAGGCAATTCAATGTAATAACACTCGACGAGGAACGTACCAGATTAAGCACTTTACTTCGGAATAGAGGATATTACTATTATCGTCCCGACTATTTTAGTTTTTTAGCGGATACTACATTGGTTTCGGGTAAGGTTGCGATGAAGATCGTTCCTAAATCCGGCCTGCCTAAAGAGGCTTTGAGGCGTTGGAGCATTGGTAATGTTTCTGTTCGATTGTATGGGGTCAATGGCGAAGTACCCAACGATTCGCTGGTGTATAAGGACTTATCGATCTATTATCGCGACAAGTTAAAGGTTCGGCCTGCTGTACTTTATAAGCAACTTCGATTTCAACCTGCTCAGACATACTCTTATATCAGGCATACCCGTACGCAGGAAAGAATGACCCAGCTTGGCATGTTTCGGTATGTGGAGATGAACTATACTCCTCGGGATAGCACCGATACTTGCGATGTGATGAATGTGGAAATCAAAACAGCTTACGATTTACCGCTTGACGGAGAGTTAAATTTGAATGTTACAACTAAAAGTAATGATCAGACGGGTCCCGGAGCTTCATTAAGCGTAACGAAACGTAATCTGTTTGGTGGTGGCGAAAATCTTACGCTAGGGGTGCGGGGATCGTATGAGTGGCAAACGGGCTCACAAGCCGGGCAAAACAGTTCGCTTATGAACTCTTACGAACTGGGCGTTTCGGCATCTTTGGCTATTCCGAAAATCCTTTTTCCCAGACTCGGTAAGAAGGATTATGACTTTCCGGCGAGCACTACATTCAATGTTTATGCAACTCAGCTGAATCGGGCGAAGTATTTTAATATATTGTCTTTTGGCGGGGATGTAACTTATGTGTTTAAACCGACAAGAGTTAGTAAACATACGGTTGTACCGTTTAAGTTAACTTTTAATGTATTGAGAGATACGACTGCTCTATTTAATGCTATTGCTAGTGAGAATCGTGCTTTATATTTGAGCTTGAGCAATCAGTTCATCCCATCGATGAGTTATACTTATACGTATGATAATATTGCTCGGAGAAACATGAGAAACAGGCTTTGGTGGGAGACAACAGTCACATCTGCCGGAAATATAACGTCTTGTATTTATCGACTTTTCGGACGAAATTTTGGGGACCAGAAAGATTTACTGGGAGCATCTTTTGCTCAGTTTCTTAAGCTAAACTCTGAAGTGAGGTATACATGGAAAATTGACAAAAACCAATCATTGGCTACACGTTTGGCCGGAGGAGTCATCTATTCGTATGGTAATTCAGACGTAGCGCCTTACAGTGAACAATTTTATGTGGGAGGTGCAAATAGCATTCGTGCTTTTACTGTTCGCAGTATAGGTCCGGGGAGTTATCAGCCTGCCAATGATAGCAAATATTCTTATATTGATCAAACCGGGGATATTAAGTTTGAGGCAAATGTAGAATATAGATTCAGAATAATACAGGATTTGCATGGTGCGATTTTCCTTGATGCCGGCAATGTGTGGTTGCTGAGAGATGATGCCGATCGTCCCGGAGCAAAGTTTAGATTGAAAGGATTGACAGATGAAATTGCTTTGGGTACAGGGGCAGGTTTGCGATACGATCTTTCGTTTTTGGTTGTTCGTTTAGATTGTGGAGTAGGTATTCATGTACCTTATCAGACATCGCGTAAAGGATATTATAATATTCCGAACTTCAAAGATGGACTTGGTTGGCACCTTGCCATAGGTTATCCATTCTAA
- a CDS encoding nucleotidyltransferase yields MKPTLFVLAAGMGSRYGGLKQLDGLGPNGETIMDYSIFDAIRGGFGKVVFVIRKDFEQDFRNKILSKYENHIPVELVFQALDSLPSGFACPADRVKPWGTNHAVLMGKDVIQEPFAVINADDFYGRDSFAVLGKALAEMNGKVNDYCMVGYRVGNTLSESGSVARGVCETNAEGYLTTVVERTAIERIDGKVSFTDENAQLVTIADNTPVSMNMWGFTPDYFKYSEDYFVEFLKENMGNLKSEYFIPLMVNKLINDGTARVKVLDTTSKWFGVTYAEDRQGVVDKIQSLVDAGDYPAKLF; encoded by the coding sequence ATGAAACCAACATTATTTGTGCTTGCTGCCGGCATGGGCAGTCGTTATGGGGGACTCAAACAACTTGATGGGCTTGGTCCTAACGGTGAAACTATAATGGATTACTCTATTTTTGATGCTATCCGTGGAGGATTTGGTAAAGTCGTTTTTGTTATCCGCAAAGACTTTGAACAAGATTTTAGAAATAAAATTTTGAGTAAATATGAAAATCATATACCCGTGGAATTAGTGTTTCAGGCATTGGATTCTCTTCCTTCGGGCTTTGCTTGCCCGGCTGACCGGGTAAAACCTTGGGGAACCAATCATGCGGTACTCATGGGTAAGGATGTTATTCAAGAACCCTTTGCAGTGATCAATGCGGATGACTTCTATGGCCGTGATAGCTTTGCTGTTCTTGGAAAGGCTTTAGCTGAGATGAATGGCAAAGTGAATGATTATTGCATGGTTGGTTATCGTGTGGGTAATACTCTTTCTGAAAGTGGTTCAGTGGCTCGTGGTGTTTGTGAAACAAATGCCGAAGGTTATCTTACTACGGTTGTGGAGCGTACTGCGATAGAACGTATAGATGGCAAAGTTTCGTTTACGGATGAGAATGCTCAATTGGTTACTATTGCTGATAACACACCGGTATCAATGAATATGTGGGGTTTTACTCCTGATTATTTTAAGTATTCAGAAGACTACTTTGTAGAATTCCTGAAAGAAAATATGGGGAATCTAAAATCTGAATATTTTATTCCGCTTATGGTGAATAAGCTTATAAATGACGGTACAGCTCGTGTTAAGGTCCTTGACACCACATCTAAATGGTTTGGTGTTACGTATGCCGAAGATCGCCAAGGAGTGGTAGATAAGATACAGTCGCTGGTAGACGCAGGAGATTATCCGGCAAAGTTATTTTGA